In a single window of the Osmerus eperlanus chromosome 4, fOsmEpe2.1, whole genome shotgun sequence genome:
- the epha2b gene encoding ephrin type-A receptor 2, whose protein sequence is MDYPGIKRVLFSYVFINGIFITLQSKEEVLLDMKASGSELGWLTWHSEQGDKQGWEVVQRTINGSQLYTYSVCNVGEREEDNWLRTTFIQRRPSASRVFVDLEFIVRDCNSFGGPSLTCKETFNLFASEADADVGTSFRKSQFKKVTTIAPDEITGNNELRINMETRVVENLSRKGFYLAFQDIGACVALLSVRVYYKTCPATVESLAKFPETVAGVDNQAVREVAGVCVENAVSEESPVIYCTLDGKWVVPVGHCQCKPGYEPVGSECQECRPGFFKALASSKECEVCPANTQLLSSGALLCACMEGFYRAPDDPPTGPCSGPPSEPRDLVATTTQLAAGRLLLTWTAPLDTGGRSDITYSVECRRCDGAACQPCGEKVRFDPASGGLTDTQVSLSDLEPHLNYTFTVEAYSGVSQMASQATPRMGNRSPYTSTLTTALDYTEPPKVTSMRLDERTSTSLSLSWMVAPRRAQPRPIQYELIYRKKDDNVNMYTVLVLDKSSAQIIDLTPGTAYLFKVQPFPNEGVPGGSSMEDEFETMSEPSSAQNNTAVIFGAAAIVAAVLFVVVVVLLVRKRRRNSHARQGPEDTYFSSSEQLKPLKTYVDPHTYEDPNTAVLKFASEIHPNHITKQKVIGAGEFGEVYRGILKTPSRKEVAVAIKTLKPGYSEKQRQDFLSEASIMGQFSHQNIIHLEGVVTKFKHAMIITEYMENGALDKYLKDHDGEISSFQLVGMLRGIAAGMKYLSDMSYVHRDLAARNILVNNNLECKVSDFGLSRVLEDDPEGTYTTSGGKIPIRWTAPEAIAYRKFTSASDVWSFGIVMWEVMAFGERPYWDMSNHEVMKAINEAFRLPAPMDCPSTVYQLMLQCWLQDRSKRPRFPDIVSLLDKLLRSPDSLKAIADFDPRVSIRLPSTSGSDGSPFRSVSEWLESIKMSQYSENFSCAGVVTMDQVLQMKNEDIKNIGVRLPGHLKRIAYSILGLKDQTSTLSVFAV, encoded by the exons ATGGATTATCCGGGAATTAAACGCGTATTGTTTTCCTATGTATTTATAAACGGCATATTTATTACGTTACAAAGTAAAGAAG AAGTGCTTTTGGACATGAAGGCATCTGGAAGTGAACTGGGCTGGTTGACATGGCATTCAGAACAAGGGGACAAGCAAGGG TGGGAGGTCGTCCAGAGGACCATCAACGGTTCTCAGTTGTACACCTACTCTGTGTGTAACGTGGGGGAGCGCGAGGAGGACAACTGGCTCCGCACCACCTTCATCCAGCGCCGTCCGTCTGCCTCGCGCGTCTTCGTGGACCTGGAGTTCATCGTGCGCGACTGCAACTCCTTCGGCGGTCCCTCGCTCACCTGCAAGGAGACCTTCAACCTCTTCGCCTCCGAAGCGGACGCCGACGTGGGCACCAGCTTCCGCAAGAGCCAGTTCAAGAAGGTGACCACCATCGCGCCCGACGAAATCACCGGCAATAACGAGCTTCGCATCAACATGGAGACCCGGGTGGTAGAGAACCTGTCCAGGAAGGGCTTTTACTTGGCGTTCCAGGACATCGGGGCCTGCGTTGCTCTCCTCTCCGTTCGAGTCTACTACAAAACCTGCCCGGCAACGGTGGAGAGCCTGGCCAAGTTCCCCGAGACAGTGGCCGGGGTGGACAACcaggcggtgagggaggtggcaggggtgTGCGTGGAGAACGCCGTGAGCGAGGAGTCGCCCGTCATCTACTGCACTCTGGATGGGAAGTGGGTGGTGCCTGTGGGGCATTGTCAGTGCAAGCCAGGCTATGAACCTGTTGGCAGCGAATGTCAAG AGTGTCGGCCAGGGTTCTTCAAAGCCTTGGCGTCCAGCAAGGAGTGCGAGGTGTGTCCTGCCAACACCCAGCTGCTTAGCTCCGGAGCACTGCTCTGCGCCTGCATGGAGGGCTTCTACCGAGCCCCGGACGACCCCCCTACAGGCCCCTgctcag GCCCGCCTTCGGAGCCTCGTGACCTGGTTGCCACGACCACTCAGCTAGCGGCGGGCCGGCTGCTTCTCACCTGGACCGCGCCTCTGGACACGGGCGGGCGCAGTGACATCACCTACAGTGTGGAGTGTCGCCGGTGCGACGGCGCCGCCTGCCAGCCTTGCGGGGAGAAGGTCCGCTTCGATCCGGCCAGCGGAGGCCTAACGGACACCCAGGTGTCGTTGAGCGACCTGGAGCCCCACCTCAACTACACCTTCACCGTGGAGGCCTACAGCGGCGTGTCTCAGATGGCCAGCCAGGCGACGCCACGCATGGGCAACCGGTCGCCTTACACCAGCACCCTTACCACCGCCCTGGACTACACAG AGCCCCCCAAGGTGACCTCCATGCGTCTGGACGAGcggacctccaccagcctgtctctctcctggatGGTGGCCCCCCGCAGGGCTCAGCCCCGGCCCATCCAATACGAACTTATCTACCGCAAGAAG GATGACAACGTGAACATGTACACCGTGTTGGTACTGGACAAGAGCTCAGCCCAGATCATTGACCTTACCCCAGGCACGGCCTACCTCTTCAAGGTGCAGCCCTTCCCTAATGAGGGCGTTCCTGGGGGCTCCAGCATGGAGGACGAGTTTGAGACGATGTCTGAAC CTTCTTCGGCCCAGAACAACACAGCGGTGATCTTCGGCGCAGCTGCAATCGTAGCAGCCGTGTTGTTCGTCGTGGTGGTGGTCCTGCTCGTACGGAAACG GAGAAGGAACTCTCATGCAAGACAAGGACCAGAAGACACATATTTTTCCAGCTCAG AGCAACTGAAGCCGTTGAAGACCTATGTGGACCCACACACTTACGAAGACCCCAACACGGCCGTCCTCAAGTTTGCCAGTGAGATTCATCCAAACCATATAACCAAGCAGAAAGTCATTGGAGCTG GGGAGTTTGGAGAGGTGTACCGTGGTATTCTGAAGACTCCGAGTAGGAAGGAGGTGGCGGTGGCCATTAAGACCCTGAAGCCCGGCTACTCAGAGAAGCAAAGACAGGACTTCCTGAGTGAGGCCAGCATCATGGGACAGTTCTCTCACCAGAACATCATCCACCTGGAGGGGGTTGTCACCAAAT TCAAGCATGCCATGATCATCACCGAGTATATGGAGAATGGAGCTCTGGATAAGTACCTGAAG GACCACGACGGTGAGATTTCGTCCTTCCAGCTGGTGGGCATGCTGCGGGGCATTGCGGCTGGCATGAAGTACCTGTCAGACATGAGCTATGTCCACAGAGACCTGGCTGCTCGCAACATCCTGGTGAACAACAACCTCGAGTGCAAGGTGTCCGACTTTGGGCTGTCCCGAGTGCTTGAGGATGACCCCGAGGGCACCTACACCACCAGT GGCGGTAAGATCCCCATTCGCTGGACAGCTCCGGAGGCCATCGCCTACAGGAAGTTCACCTCTGCCAGTGATGTGTGGAGTTTTGGCATCGTTATGTGGGAGGTGATGGCCTTCGGGGAGCGGCCCTACTGGGACATGAGTAACCACGAG GTGATGAAGGCCATCAACGAGGCGTTCAGACTGCCGGCACCCATGGACTGTCCGTCGACAGTGTATCAGCTGATGCTCCAGTGCTGGCTACAGGACCGTTCCAAGAGACCGCGCTTCCCAGACATCGTCAGCCTGCTGGACAAGCTGCTTCGGAGCCCCGACTCCCTGAAAGCCATCGCTGACTTTGACCCACG GGTGTCCATTCGCCTGCCTAGCACCAGTGGTTCGGACGGCTCCCCCTTCAGGTCGGTGTCAGAATGGCTGGAGTCAATTAAGATGAGCCAGTACAGCGAGAACTTCTCCTGTGCTGGTGTAGTCACCATGGATCAGGTGCTGCAGATGAAAAATGA GGATATCAAGAACATTGGCGTGAGACTGCCCGGCCATTTGAAAAGGATCGCCTACAGCATCTTGGGACTGAAAGACCAAACCAGCACCCTGAGTGTTTTTGCAGTGTGA